Within Runella rosea, the genomic segment CGCAACATGGTCACCACTCTACAAACTCACCCGCGATTTGGACGTAGAAAACCTCGGTCAGTCCGACAATGTGGTCACCAATGGAAACAGCGGCAACGGATACAACTATCCGATTTTGAAAAGCATTACTGTCGGCCTGTCGGCGACATTCTAGACTAAAATCAGCCTTGCACAAATGAAAACATATACGATAGGATTTTTATTGGCACTGTTTTGCCTCGTTGGTTGCAACGAATTGGATCAGGTACCTGAGTCAACAGCCACCAAAGATGCCGTTTTTGGCAGTGAGAAAGGACTAGAATTATACACAGCTTCCTTTTATGATAACTTGCCCAGTGCCAGCGAAATTCACAAAGGAGACGCCATGGCCGATTACAGCGTGCGCACCCAAGTTCCCGATTTTCTGCGCGAAGGAGCCTATGGCCCACGCCAAAGTACAGGTTGGTCGTGGACGGCATTGCGCAACATCAACTACTTCATTGCCAACAACACTAACCCTTCCATCCCAGCCGACGTGCGTAAACATTACAACGGAATTGCGCGCTTTTTCAGAGCGTGGTTCTACTACGACAAAGTGGTACGTTTTGGCGATGTTCCTTGGATTAATAAACCACTGGATGTCTCGGATGGAGGTTTGTTTAGTGGCCGCGCCCCCCGCACTATGGTCATGGATTCGGTATTGGCAGACTTAAACTACGCCTGCGAAAATATCCGCACCACCAACGACAACACCCGCAGCGTGATTACCAAATACGTGGTGTATGGTTTTAAATCACGCGTGTGCCTCTTTGAAGGAACTTTCAGAAAGTACCAAACTTCCTACACCCTGATGGATACCTCCGAAAAATGGCTCACCGAAGCTGCCAATGCCGCCGATAAAGTAATGAAAGAGGGCGGTTTCAGCCTCAACGAAGCAGATGGTTCCGAAAAATCCTACCGCCAATTATTTACGAGCAAAACCCCCGTTACGTCCGAAATCATGCTCGCAACAGTAGTAGACCCCGCCCTTGGCATCTTCAACGATGCTAACTGGTGGTGGACCAGCGCGACCTACGGGGCGCGGGTGAGTTTGAGTCGTACCTTCGTAAATACCTACCTGAATATAGACGGAACACCTTTTACCCGCCGTGCAGGGCACGAAGTCCTCCCGTTTATGGAAGAGGTAAAAGGGCGGGATAAACGCCTACAACAAACCATTCGGATGGGAAATTATA encodes:
- a CDS encoding RagB/SusD family nutrient uptake outer membrane protein yields the protein MKTYTIGFLLALFCLVGCNELDQVPESTATKDAVFGSEKGLELYTASFYDNLPSASEIHKGDAMADYSVRTQVPDFLREGAYGPRQSTGWSWTALRNINYFIANNTNPSIPADVRKHYNGIARFFRAWFYYDKVVRFGDVPWINKPLDVSDGGLFSGRAPRTMVMDSVLADLNYACENIRTTNDNTRSVITKYVVYGFKSRVCLFEGTFRKYQTSYTLMDTSEKWLTEAANAADKVMKEGGFSLNEADGSEKSYRQLFTSKTPVTSEIMLATVVDPALGIFNDANWWWTSATYGARVSLSRTFVNTYLNIDGTPFTRRAGHEVLPFMEEVKGRDKRLQQTIRMGNYTRVNGGSVEPAPPVFSYTYTGYMPIKWSLDDTYFDGGNRNDNSICLMRYAEILLNYAEAKAELKNLTDTDWAKTVGALRKRAGITGGVSAKPIAADAYLQTHYFPEITDATLLEVRRERGIELVFEGFRFHDIIRWKRGELMEQIWNGFYVPALDKPLDLNEDGKNDVVFYKVRPTTQLAGVTYINVAETINGVANPQRLKNDTYGELTWLTNIPRKWNEKYYLYPIPEADRLLNPALGQNPGW